The DNA window CTATTGCGGTGGCTTTCAATCTGTTTGATCAGTTTTTGGGTGCCAAGGCTCGACATTTAGGGTTTATGCTTAGGGGTTTGAAACAATTAAATCATGTTATggaagaaaattatcaaatccCGTTCTTCTTGTTTTTGGTtagtcaaaatttaaaattttcgaacACCCATATCTTGCTTTTTCTGATTGTAATTTATTCTGTTTGTATTTTAAGATTAAAATATGTGCTATATATTAGTGAGAAAATAAAGcattttaattaaaatgtaGGGAGAAGCTGAAGAAACTATACCGAATTTCTTGAGAGAATGTGGGGCTTCCCTTCTAGTTACAGATTTTTCTCCGTTGAGAAAAGTTAGAAATTGTAAAGAGGAAATTTGCAGAAGGGTTGGTGAGTCTGTGACTGTACATGAAGTTGATGCTCATAATGTGGTGCCCACTTGGGTGGCATCTGAGAAATTGGAGTATGGAGCTAGGACTATAAGGACTAAGATAAATAAAAAGCTATCTGAGTACCTTATTGATTTTCCTATACTGAAGCCACCTACTAGAAAATGGGGTCTTCTTAATCAAGTGACCGACTGGGATGTAATCATTGCTGAGGTTTTGAGGTTAGATGCCTTTGTTGTATTGGTAAGTTCAAACAGAAATATGTGAAGTTATTTTctaaatgttgtttttgtttctaACTAGGAAAGGAGCAGAAGTTCCTGAAATTTCATGGTGTGAACCAGGAGAACAAGCAGCAATGGAAGTTTTGATGGGTAGTAAGAATGGCTTTTTGACAAAACGGTTGAAGAATTATTCTACTGACAGGAATAATCCATTGAAGCCTGGAGCGCTTTCCGGTCTTTCTCCCTATTTACATTTTGGCCAAATTTCTGCACAAAGGTGTGCCTTAGAAGCACGTGCTGTTAGGAAAGCTTCTCCTGAGGTTAGTGATGTTCAGTTAATAGCAATTGTTCTGGTACTTTAAGGCTACTTATATGTTTTTCCTTCATCTGCTTGCTATTTAAGGCAGTCGATTCATTTTTGGAGGAGCTGATAGTGCGGAGGGAACTTGCTGATAACTTCTGCTTCTACCAGCCCCATTATGATTCGCTACAAGGAGCATGGGATTGGGCACGGAAGACTCTGATGGATCATGCTTCCGATAAGCGAGAACTTCTTTACACGTAAGCAATCTTTAGTTGTTGTTTCTTGTTTTTGTTTGCCACTAATATTTGTTCCAAGACTAGTATTTTTTCAAAGTCATTGAGCAACTTTTACTTTGCAGGAGAGAGCAACTAGAGAAGGCACAAACTGCTGATCCTGTAAgtcattattattactatttttattttacttattagcCTCCTGTTTTCAGGTTTTGACCATTGTATAATGAGATTCACCATTGGCGTTATGGTGGTAAATTACTTTTTTAATCATATTGTTACTTGTTTGACCTGAATATGCCCTCTACCATTCAGCTCTGGAATGCTTCTCAGCTGGAGATGGTCCACTATGGAAAGATGCATGGGTTTATGAGGCAAGTTAACTTTGGATAGAGATATATATTTCATAGTTTTCTGCCTTGTAAGCTATTGCCTTGCCATTGTGATCGTAGCTTTAATAGTAGTCAATCAACTATATAATAGATTTATATTGCAGTGCATTCGTTGTTTTGGAAAGAGAATCAGATATTTGAGCATCCTAAAATTCTTGGGTgattttttctctcttgaaggATGCTTTTATCATCTTCTATCTTATCTAACTTTGGAGTTTTTCTTTTGTGCAGGATGTATTGGGCAAAGAAGATTCTTGAGTGGACAAAAGGACCTGAAGAAGCCCTTGAGATATCTATCTTTTTGAATGACAAGGTAGTTCAACTATTATTCTGCAATGTTATTTCCATGGTGGTTGTGACATGGTTACTTATTAGCTTAGCTTTCTATGGCGGCCAATAATTGAACCATTTCGTTATGGAAGGGCCAAGTTAAGAGAGAATACTAGGAAAACTCTCTATATTAGGGATCACAGCAtgaaaatgttgttgtttttgtaaCAAGAAAGTTCAAGCCGAGCAGGACTATGAGTTTTGAAGCAGTCAAATAAAGAACTGTAAATAGTGAAATTAAGAGATTACATTATTtacttatcaaaaaaaaaaaaaagagattacaTTATTACCATGATGTCTTAAAAGAATATAGAATATGTTATATGGTTCCTTTAAATTCAGAGTTTTGTTTGCAGTATTCAATAGATGGAAGGGATCCAAATGGATACGTAGGTTGCATGTGGTCAATATGTGGCATTCATGACCAGGTTTGTTTGTGTTCGTTTGTTTTACTTTTCTTTCATATTCCTGTTTTTTATTGACATTATTAAGATCAGCTTCTCTTGAGCAAATATTGTTTTTTCTTGGCAATTCAGGGTTGGCGGGAACGGCCAGTTTTCGGTAAGATACGTTACATGAACTATGCAGGGTGCAAAAGGAAA is part of the Cannabis sativa cultivar Pink pepper isolate KNU-18-1 chromosome 5, ASM2916894v1, whole genome shotgun sequence genome and encodes:
- the LOC115717971 gene encoding deoxyribodipyrimidine photo-lyase, which encodes LSYATCIIGHAHAFDTTCLVPRVSYLERHLPASKTITVNRLEFPRFFDFPNCNVLLLPILKLRTLAAHVIQPHGAHISKSLPLLRSRYSVLPSMSSASVQPGRIRILKKGSQPSNGNAGPVVYWMFRDQRLRDNWALIHAVDQANKANVPIAVAFNLFDQFLGAKARHLGFMLRGLKQLNHVMEENYQIPFFLFLGEAEETIPNFLRECGASLLVTDFSPLRKVRNCKEEICRRVGESVTVHEVDAHNVVPTWVASEKLEYGARTIRTKINKKLSEYLIDFPILKPPTRKWGLLNQVTDWDVIIAEVLRKGAEVPEISWCEPGEQAAMEVLMGSKNGFLTKRLKNYSTDRNNPLKPGALSGLSPYLHFGQISAQRCALEARAVRKASPEAVDSFLEELIVRRELADNFCFYQPHYDSLQGAWDWARKTLMDHASDKRELLYTREQLEKAQTADPLWNASQLEMVHYGKMHGFMRMYWAKKILEWTKGPEEALEISIFLNDKYSIDGRDPNGYVGCMWSICGIHDQGWRERPVFGKIRYMNYAGCKRKFDVDGYINYVKKFVSEMKKRKAENQLCGKPKELRS